The following are from one region of the Myxocyprinus asiaticus isolate MX2 ecotype Aquarium Trade chromosome 2, UBuf_Myxa_2, whole genome shotgun sequence genome:
- the ntn4 gene encoding netrin-4 isoform X3, with the protein MGNLAVGRPVQTISQCGSVSPERYCNYDNDKCVLHCEVCDVSVMHHAHPPASMTDSPFKHPPTWWQSAQGVAIETLQLDLEVEFYFTHLIIIFRSPRPAAMAIERSQDFGRTWSILRLYAQNCSEVFNLEDGHSCTQKYSTAWPCSNGEVIYRALSPWEKLDPYSITARAHLSITNIRMRLLQPQSCPCLRKHPDANLLTAHYAISDLILKGSCLCHGHADQCVPAGDEKITHPPRKHMVHGKCVCRHHTAGDHCERCDRLYNDRPWLPANGLSGEAHQCVKCKCNSHAKSCHFDETVWLRSGQRSGGVCDCLHNTSGRHCQHCKSGFYRDPEKPLTDPDSCRLCMCNHVGSTFCNPDNGDCTCKQGVAGSHCDQCMLGYWGFNEYGCKPCQCAGDCDPYTGDCMIRSESDHNSTGESHLFRTEELFSALSHPDKCACKQQALGNRKVFCNIKYAYAIKVRVLGAHDKGTHAEVDVKVLKVLWDNSSLRLSRGNRTLYPESWTSRGCTCPVLYPGMEYLVVGHDDVRKGRLMVNMKSLVKTWRPSMSRKVHQFLKTKCS; encoded by the exons ATGGGAAACCTGGCAGTTGGACGTCCAGTACAGACCATCTCACAGTGTGGCTCAGTCTCTCCAGAACGGTACTGTAACTATGATAATGACAAATGTGTGTTGCATTGTGAGGTGTGCGATGTTTCGGTGATGCACCATGCACACCCACCTGCCTCCATGACAGACTCACCCTTCAAACACCCACCGACCTGGTGGCAGTCTGCTCAgggtgttgccatagaaactctACAACTGGACTTGGAGGTGGAATTTTACTTCACTCATCTCATTATCATATTCCGATCGCCACGCCCTGCTGCCATGGCAATAGAGCGTTCGCAGGACTTCGGGCGCACATGGAGCATTCTGAGGCTGTATGCACAGAACTGCAGTGAAGTGTTCAACCTGGAGGATGGACACAGCTGCACTCAGAAATACTCCACAGCATGGCCTTGTAGCAATGGAGAG GTAATTTATCGGGCTTTGTCACCCTGGGAAAAGCTGGATCCGTACAGCATCACTGCTCGAGCCCACCTCAGCATCACTAACATACGAATGCGTCTACTTCAGCCACAGTCATGCCCCTGCCTACGTAAACACCCTGATGCCAACTTGCTCACTGCCCACTATGCCATCTCTGACCTCATATTAAAGGGAAGCTGTTTGTGCCATGGGCATGCAGACCAGTGTGTGCCTGCTGGGGACGAGAAGATCACACACCCTCCACGCAAGCATATG GTGCATGGTAAATGTGTATGTCGACATCATACAGCGGGGGATCACTGTGAAAGGTGTGATCGCCTCTACAATGACCGGCCATGGCTGCCAGCCAACGGTTTATCCGGAGAAGCTCATCAGTGCGTTA AGTGCAAGTGTAACAGCCACGCAAAGAGCTGTCACTTTGATGAGACAGTATGGCTACGTTCCGGTCAGCGGAGCGGCGGTGTGTGTGACTGTCTTCACAACACCAGTGGCCGTCACTGCCAACACTGTAAGAGCGGCTTCTACAGAGACCCCGAGAAACCCTTGACTGACCCAGATTCCTGCAGAC TGTGTATGTGCAATCATGTTGGATCCACATTCTGTAACCCTGATAATGGAGATTGCACTTGTAAGCAAGGTGTGGCTGGGTCGCATTGTGACCAGTGTATGCTGGGATACTGGGGTTTCAATGAATATGGCTGCAAGCCCTGCCAGTGTGCTGGTGATTGTGACCCCTATACAGGAGACTGTATGATAAG GTCTGAATCAGATCACAACAGCACAGGAGAAAGTCATTTATTTCGAACAGAGGAGCTTTTCTCTGCCCTTAGTCATCCAG ACAAATGTGCATGCAAACAGCAAGCTCTTGGAAATCGCAAAGTATTCTGCAACATTAAATATGCTTATG CAATAAAGGTGAGAGTGCTTGGTGCTCATGATAAGGGGACTCATGCAGAGGTGGATGTGAAGGTTCTGAAGGTGTTGTGGGATAACTCAAGCCTCAGACTCTCTCGTGGAAATCGAACTCTTTATCCTGAGTCCTGGACCTCACGAGGCTGCACCTGCCCTGTACTATACCCTG GGATGGAATATCTCGTAGTGGGACACGACGATGTGAGAAAAGGTCGTCTCATGGTTAACATGAAGAGTTTGGTGAAAACGTGGAGACCCAGCATGAGTCGAAAAGTCCATCAGTTTCTCAAAACCAAATGTAGctaa
- the ntn4 gene encoding netrin-4 isoform X1 — MRADQLSARAPGQPTPMKSCSYLHSEDSGAKSGCQNRVCNPCMGNLAVGRPVQTISQCGSVSPERYCNYDNDKCVLHCEVCDVSVMHHAHPPASMTDSPFKHPPTWWQSAQGVAIETLQLDLEVEFYFTHLIIIFRSPRPAAMAIERSQDFGRTWSILRLYAQNCSEVFNLEDGHSCTQKYSTAWPCSNGEVIYRALSPWEKLDPYSITARAHLSITNIRMRLLQPQSCPCLRKHPDANLLTAHYAISDLILKGSCLCHGHADQCVPAGDEKITHPPRKHMVHGKCVCRHHTAGDHCERCDRLYNDRPWLPANGLSGEAHQCVKCKCNSHAKSCHFDETVWLRSGQRSGGVCDCLHNTSGRHCQHCKSGFYRDPEKPLTDPDSCRLCMCNHVGSTFCNPDNGDCTCKQGVAGSHCDQCMLGYWGFNEYGCKPCQCAGDCDPYTGDCMIRSESDHNSTGESHLFRTEELFSALSHPDKCACKQQALGNRKVFCNIKYAYAIKVRVLGAHDKGTHAEVDVKVLKVLWDNSSLRLSRGNRTLYPESWTSRGCTCPVLYPGMEYLVVGHDDVRKGRLMVNMKSLVKTWRPSMSRKVHQFLKTKCS, encoded by the exons ATGCGGGCAGATCAGCTCAGCGCTCGCGCACCTGGCCAACCCACGCCGATGAAGTCGTGCTCCTACTTGCATTCTGAAGACTCTGGAGCAAAATCAG GATGTCAGAATCGGGTGTGTAATCCATGCATGGGAAACCTGGCAGTTGGACGTCCAGTACAGACCATCTCACAGTGTGGCTCAGTCTCTCCAGAACGGTACTGTAACTATGATAATGACAAATGTGTGTTGCATTGTGAGGTGTGCGATGTTTCGGTGATGCACCATGCACACCCACCTGCCTCCATGACAGACTCACCCTTCAAACACCCACCGACCTGGTGGCAGTCTGCTCAgggtgttgccatagaaactctACAACTGGACTTGGAGGTGGAATTTTACTTCACTCATCTCATTATCATATTCCGATCGCCACGCCCTGCTGCCATGGCAATAGAGCGTTCGCAGGACTTCGGGCGCACATGGAGCATTCTGAGGCTGTATGCACAGAACTGCAGTGAAGTGTTCAACCTGGAGGATGGACACAGCTGCACTCAGAAATACTCCACAGCATGGCCTTGTAGCAATGGAGAG GTAATTTATCGGGCTTTGTCACCCTGGGAAAAGCTGGATCCGTACAGCATCACTGCTCGAGCCCACCTCAGCATCACTAACATACGAATGCGTCTACTTCAGCCACAGTCATGCCCCTGCCTACGTAAACACCCTGATGCCAACTTGCTCACTGCCCACTATGCCATCTCTGACCTCATATTAAAGGGAAGCTGTTTGTGCCATGGGCATGCAGACCAGTGTGTGCCTGCTGGGGACGAGAAGATCACACACCCTCCACGCAAGCATATG GTGCATGGTAAATGTGTATGTCGACATCATACAGCGGGGGATCACTGTGAAAGGTGTGATCGCCTCTACAATGACCGGCCATGGCTGCCAGCCAACGGTTTATCCGGAGAAGCTCATCAGTGCGTTA AGTGCAAGTGTAACAGCCACGCAAAGAGCTGTCACTTTGATGAGACAGTATGGCTACGTTCCGGTCAGCGGAGCGGCGGTGTGTGTGACTGTCTTCACAACACCAGTGGCCGTCACTGCCAACACTGTAAGAGCGGCTTCTACAGAGACCCCGAGAAACCCTTGACTGACCCAGATTCCTGCAGAC TGTGTATGTGCAATCATGTTGGATCCACATTCTGTAACCCTGATAATGGAGATTGCACTTGTAAGCAAGGTGTGGCTGGGTCGCATTGTGACCAGTGTATGCTGGGATACTGGGGTTTCAATGAATATGGCTGCAAGCCCTGCCAGTGTGCTGGTGATTGTGACCCCTATACAGGAGACTGTATGATAAG GTCTGAATCAGATCACAACAGCACAGGAGAAAGTCATTTATTTCGAACAGAGGAGCTTTTCTCTGCCCTTAGTCATCCAG ACAAATGTGCATGCAAACAGCAAGCTCTTGGAAATCGCAAAGTATTCTGCAACATTAAATATGCTTATG CAATAAAGGTGAGAGTGCTTGGTGCTCATGATAAGGGGACTCATGCAGAGGTGGATGTGAAGGTTCTGAAGGTGTTGTGGGATAACTCAAGCCTCAGACTCTCTCGTGGAAATCGAACTCTTTATCCTGAGTCCTGGACCTCACGAGGCTGCACCTGCCCTGTACTATACCCTG GGATGGAATATCTCGTAGTGGGACACGACGATGTGAGAAAAGGTCGTCTCATGGTTAACATGAAGAGTTTGGTGAAAACGTGGAGACCCAGCATGAGTCGAAAAGTCCATCAGTTTCTCAAAACCAAATGTAGctaa
- the ntn4 gene encoding netrin-4 isoform X2 produces MELTGRCVLFAALVLSIPQTARSGCQNRVCNPCMGNLAVGRPVQTISQCGSVSPERYCNYDNDKCVLHCEVCDVSVMHHAHPPASMTDSPFKHPPTWWQSAQGVAIETLQLDLEVEFYFTHLIIIFRSPRPAAMAIERSQDFGRTWSILRLYAQNCSEVFNLEDGHSCTQKYSTAWPCSNGEVIYRALSPWEKLDPYSITARAHLSITNIRMRLLQPQSCPCLRKHPDANLLTAHYAISDLILKGSCLCHGHADQCVPAGDEKITHPPRKHMVHGKCVCRHHTAGDHCERCDRLYNDRPWLPANGLSGEAHQCVKCKCNSHAKSCHFDETVWLRSGQRSGGVCDCLHNTSGRHCQHCKSGFYRDPEKPLTDPDSCRLCMCNHVGSTFCNPDNGDCTCKQGVAGSHCDQCMLGYWGFNEYGCKPCQCAGDCDPYTGDCMIRSESDHNSTGESHLFRTEELFSALSHPDKCACKQQALGNRKVFCNIKYAYAIKVRVLGAHDKGTHAEVDVKVLKVLWDNSSLRLSRGNRTLYPESWTSRGCTCPVLYPGMEYLVVGHDDVRKGRLMVNMKSLVKTWRPSMSRKVHQFLKTKCS; encoded by the exons ATGGAGCTGACAGGGAGATGTGTGTTATTCGCAGCGCTCGTGTTAAGCATTCCTCAAACTGCGCGTTCAG GATGTCAGAATCGGGTGTGTAATCCATGCATGGGAAACCTGGCAGTTGGACGTCCAGTACAGACCATCTCACAGTGTGGCTCAGTCTCTCCAGAACGGTACTGTAACTATGATAATGACAAATGTGTGTTGCATTGTGAGGTGTGCGATGTTTCGGTGATGCACCATGCACACCCACCTGCCTCCATGACAGACTCACCCTTCAAACACCCACCGACCTGGTGGCAGTCTGCTCAgggtgttgccatagaaactctACAACTGGACTTGGAGGTGGAATTTTACTTCACTCATCTCATTATCATATTCCGATCGCCACGCCCTGCTGCCATGGCAATAGAGCGTTCGCAGGACTTCGGGCGCACATGGAGCATTCTGAGGCTGTATGCACAGAACTGCAGTGAAGTGTTCAACCTGGAGGATGGACACAGCTGCACTCAGAAATACTCCACAGCATGGCCTTGTAGCAATGGAGAG GTAATTTATCGGGCTTTGTCACCCTGGGAAAAGCTGGATCCGTACAGCATCACTGCTCGAGCCCACCTCAGCATCACTAACATACGAATGCGTCTACTTCAGCCACAGTCATGCCCCTGCCTACGTAAACACCCTGATGCCAACTTGCTCACTGCCCACTATGCCATCTCTGACCTCATATTAAAGGGAAGCTGTTTGTGCCATGGGCATGCAGACCAGTGTGTGCCTGCTGGGGACGAGAAGATCACACACCCTCCACGCAAGCATATG GTGCATGGTAAATGTGTATGTCGACATCATACAGCGGGGGATCACTGTGAAAGGTGTGATCGCCTCTACAATGACCGGCCATGGCTGCCAGCCAACGGTTTATCCGGAGAAGCTCATCAGTGCGTTA AGTGCAAGTGTAACAGCCACGCAAAGAGCTGTCACTTTGATGAGACAGTATGGCTACGTTCCGGTCAGCGGAGCGGCGGTGTGTGTGACTGTCTTCACAACACCAGTGGCCGTCACTGCCAACACTGTAAGAGCGGCTTCTACAGAGACCCCGAGAAACCCTTGACTGACCCAGATTCCTGCAGAC TGTGTATGTGCAATCATGTTGGATCCACATTCTGTAACCCTGATAATGGAGATTGCACTTGTAAGCAAGGTGTGGCTGGGTCGCATTGTGACCAGTGTATGCTGGGATACTGGGGTTTCAATGAATATGGCTGCAAGCCCTGCCAGTGTGCTGGTGATTGTGACCCCTATACAGGAGACTGTATGATAAG GTCTGAATCAGATCACAACAGCACAGGAGAAAGTCATTTATTTCGAACAGAGGAGCTTTTCTCTGCCCTTAGTCATCCAG ACAAATGTGCATGCAAACAGCAAGCTCTTGGAAATCGCAAAGTATTCTGCAACATTAAATATGCTTATG CAATAAAGGTGAGAGTGCTTGGTGCTCATGATAAGGGGACTCATGCAGAGGTGGATGTGAAGGTTCTGAAGGTGTTGTGGGATAACTCAAGCCTCAGACTCTCTCGTGGAAATCGAACTCTTTATCCTGAGTCCTGGACCTCACGAGGCTGCACCTGCCCTGTACTATACCCTG GGATGGAATATCTCGTAGTGGGACACGACGATGTGAGAAAAGGTCGTCTCATGGTTAACATGAAGAGTTTGGTGAAAACGTGGAGACCCAGCATGAGTCGAAAAGTCCATCAGTTTCTCAAAACCAAATGTAGctaa